In a genomic window of Methylobacter sp. YRD-M1:
- a CDS encoding glycosyltransferase — translation MKIGLQTWGSNGDIRPLLALSEALQKAGHQVTLAASSIDNSDYTDICQRLAIGYRQVPAHIDFDMPAFAQKTFRMNTLQWLNALLEEVFFPYEQAIYEASKQLVEENDCVIGHHFLYPLKLAASKQKKPHFSVTFCHGAIATTNRPPFRFPDLGTLINRFQWRLFDYIFDFALKDNLSKLWLSEGMPAFKHVFPELLNSNSLNLVAVDPLFCPYQNQWHPIHQVCGFLNLSNAAETWLIPKALYQFIEQGEKPVYMTFGSLQKAVPDWSMDLFIEAAQQANCRAIIQTSSDRYPPETQHGDVYFIGKHPHQAVFQHCAAVVHHGGAGTTHSATLSGCPSIVVPFMDEQLFWACQLQHLGLAPAPLLAKNASAAALAERIKAVLQSEKMQSNALRGKDQIDPGRGTKTAVALIETAFSRFHQTG, via the coding sequence ATGAAGATAGGTCTACAGACATGGGGATCCAATGGCGACATCCGGCCTTTATTGGCTTTATCCGAAGCGTTACAAAAGGCGGGGCACCAGGTAACACTGGCAGCTAGCAGTATCGATAACAGCGATTATACGGATATTTGCCAACGGCTAGCTATTGGCTACCGGCAAGTGCCTGCACATATCGATTTTGATATGCCTGCCTTTGCGCAAAAAACGTTCAGAATGAACACATTGCAGTGGCTTAATGCTTTACTTGAAGAGGTCTTCTTTCCGTACGAGCAGGCTATTTATGAAGCATCTAAGCAACTGGTTGAAGAAAATGACTGCGTTATCGGTCATCACTTTTTGTATCCGTTGAAGCTAGCTGCTAGCAAACAGAAAAAGCCGCATTTTAGTGTGACATTTTGTCATGGCGCAATTGCCACGACTAACCGCCCCCCTTTCAGATTTCCTGATTTGGGTACTCTAATTAACCGATTTCAATGGCGTCTTTTTGATTACATTTTTGACTTTGCATTAAAAGACAATTTGAGCAAGCTCTGGCTTAGCGAGGGTATGCCAGCTTTTAAGCATGTTTTTCCTGAATTGTTAAATTCGAATTCTCTTAATCTAGTAGCTGTCGATCCGCTTTTTTGTCCTTATCAAAACCAATGGCATCCAATTCATCAGGTCTGCGGCTTTTTGAATCTATCGAATGCGGCTGAGACTTGGCTAATTCCAAAGGCCCTGTATCAATTTATTGAACAGGGAGAAAAACCTGTTTATATGACATTTGGCAGTCTTCAGAAAGCAGTGCCTGATTGGAGCATGGATCTATTTATCGAAGCTGCTCAACAGGCAAACTGCCGAGCTATCATTCAAACCAGTTCCGATAGATATCCGCCAGAAACACAGCATGGAGATGTTTATTTTATCGGCAAACACCCGCATCAGGCAGTATTCCAGCACTGTGCAGCCGTTGTGCATCATGGCGGGGCTGGAACCACTCACTCTGCTACGCTCAGCGGTTGTCCTTCAATTGTAGTGCCTTTTATGGATGAGCAACTATTCTGGGCATGTCAGCTTCAACATTTAGGCCTGGCTCCGGCACCTCTGCTTGCAAAAAATGCCTCCGCAGCAGCATTGGCAGAAAGAATAAAAGCCGTATTACAATCTGAAAAAATGCAGTCAAATGCTCTCAGAGGCAAGGACCAGATTGATCCAGGGCGCGGTACAAAAACAGCGGTCGCCTTGATTGAAACGGCATTTTCTCGGTTTCATCAAACAGGCTGA
- a CDS encoding cupin domain-containing protein yields the protein MEPNHFNIFSDIPPRLPEELFECILKQGNIRIERIVSRGHVTPEGYWYDQVFDEWVILLQGQAVVAYEQDQVCFTLKAGDYLFIPAHVKHRVEWTMPEIDTVWLAVHLLKRDS from the coding sequence ATGGAACCGAATCACTTCAATATTTTCAGCGATATCCCTCCTCGACTGCCCGAAGAGCTATTTGAATGTATACTCAAGCAGGGCAATATTCGTATTGAACGAATCGTTTCCAGAGGCCATGTTACACCTGAAGGCTATTGGTATGATCAAGTCTTTGATGAATGGGTCATTCTGCTTCAGGGCCAGGCAGTTGTCGCTTATGAGCAAGACCAAGTATGCTTCACATTAAAAGCCGGTGATTATCTGTTCATCCCTGCGCATGTCAAACATCGCGTCGAATGGACTATGCCGGAAATTGATACTGTCTGGCTGGCAGTTCACTTGCTTAAAAGAGATAGTTAA